One genomic window of Paracoccus alcaliphilus includes the following:
- a CDS encoding AMP-binding protein, translating into MKDGVAPHFNPARPGAVIGCGLRGQNAGAVAALLDCLARGLPVHASLDGIRAAAPEPAPLLYCQSSGSGGRVKTIRRSHASWIASFEVNRAAFGLSDRDRYGVLGQMGHSLSLYAALEALHLGAGLAVLAGDGPRSQIRQLADLRITVLYATPTQLRRLLLAAEGALPAMSHIICGGGKLDQACQDGMAALCPNATIREFYGASETSFITIADAGTPGGSVGRAYPQVRIRIDEDGRIFVASPYLFDGYAEPDLLPVPRDGDYIRTGDIGWLDAAGHLFLRGRESRMVTVADRNLFLEDVEAAMMAVGAGACAAVAVPDLQRGHAVIAVVEGAEDDALAARLRRACRDALGDHAAPRRVVFVPSLPMLASDKPDLAALAGMFGTVP; encoded by the coding sequence GTGAAGGACGGGGTCGCCCCGCATTTCAACCCTGCGCGCCCCGGTGCGGTGATCGGTTGCGGTCTGCGGGGGCAGAATGCCGGGGCGGTCGCGGCCCTGCTGGACTGTCTGGCGCGGGGGCTGCCCGTTCATGCCAGCCTTGACGGCATTCGCGCCGCCGCCCCTGAGCCCGCGCCATTGCTTTACTGCCAAAGCTCGGGTTCCGGGGGGCGGGTCAAGACGATCCGACGCAGCCATGCCTCGTGGATCGCCAGTTTCGAGGTCAACCGCGCGGCTTTCGGGCTGTCGGACCGCGACCGCTATGGCGTGCTGGGCCAGATGGGCCATTCGCTGTCGCTCTATGCCGCGCTGGAGGCGCTGCATCTGGGCGCGGGTCTGGCCGTTCTTGCCGGCGACGGTCCGCGCAGCCAGATAAGGCAGCTGGCCGATCTGCGGATCACCGTGCTTTACGCCACGCCGACGCAGCTGCGGCGGCTTTTGCTGGCGGCCGAGGGCGCCCTGCCCGCCATGTCCCATATCATCTGCGGCGGAGGCAAGCTGGATCAGGCCTGCCAAGACGGCATGGCGGCGCTTTGCCCGAATGCCACGATCCGGGAATTCTACGGCGCCTCGGAAACCAGCTTCATCACCATCGCGGATGCTGGCACGCCCGGGGGTTCGGTCGGCCGGGCCTATCCGCAGGTGCGGATCCGCATTGACGAGGATGGGCGGATCTTCGTCGCCAGCCCCTATCTGTTCGACGGCTATGCCGAGCCCGACCTGCTGCCCGTGCCGCGCGACGGCGATTATATCCGCACCGGTGATATCGGCTGGCTTGATGCGGCGGGCCATCTGTTTCTGCGCGGGCGGGAAAGCCGCATGGTCACGGTGGCCGACCGCAACCTGTTTCTGGAGGATGTCGAGGCCGCGATGATGGCGGTGGGCGCAGGTGCCTGTGCCGCCGTGGCGGTGCCCGATTTGCAGCGCGGCCATGCCGTCATTGCCGTGGTCGAGGGGGCGGAAGACGATGCCCTTGCCGCCCGGTTGCGCCGTGCCTGTCGTGACGCATTGGGCGATCATGCCGCCCCGCGCCGTGTCGTCTTTGTGCCGAGCCTGCCGATGCTGGCCTCGGACAAGCCCGATCTGGCGGCGCTGGCGGGTATGTTCGGGACCGTTCCGTGA
- a CDS encoding thiolase family protein, with protein sequence MNHPVIVAARRSPVMPRGGAFRALEIHQLAAPVIADLLNDAGLAPGDVDEVILGNALGAGGNPARVTALAAGLPQHVAGLSIDRQCCAGMDAILLADALIRAGRHEVVIAGGAESWSRRPLRLRSDPQGGAPRAYDQPPFTPWPDRDPGMAEAAEAIAVQMGITRDEQDGWAIASHTRALAAQIRMQAEITALAGVAQDGFTRAMTVRTCARAPVLTGSVTAANTAVAADGVGFCLLVSGRVAQRLRVPRLRILAGATLGDDPELPGLAPVPAIRAVLRAAGLSADAFEAVELMEAFAVQAIACAQLTGLPVGRINRGGGALARGHPIGASGAINLVRLFHELTASGQTGLAAIAAAGGLGTAVALERLA encoded by the coding sequence GTGAACCACCCGGTCATTGTCGCCGCGCGCCGCAGCCCCGTCATGCCGCGCGGCGGCGCCTTTCGTGCGCTCGAGATCCATCAGCTGGCCGCCCCGGTCATCGCAGATCTGCTGAATGATGCAGGGCTTGCGCCCGGGGATGTGGACGAGGTGATCCTCGGCAATGCGCTGGGGGCGGGGGGCAATCCGGCGCGGGTTACTGCCCTGGCCGCAGGGCTGCCGCAGCATGTGGCAGGGCTGAGCATCGACCGGCAATGCTGCGCCGGGATGGATGCAATTCTGCTGGCCGATGCGCTGATCCGCGCGGGGCGGCACGAGGTCGTGATCGCGGGCGGTGCCGAAAGCTGGTCCCGCCGCCCGTTGCGATTGCGCAGCGATCCGCAGGGTGGCGCGCCGCGCGCCTATGACCAGCCGCCCTTCACCCCCTGGCCCGACCGCGATCCCGGCATGGCCGAGGCCGCCGAAGCCATCGCGGTGCAGATGGGAATCACCCGTGACGAACAGGATGGATGGGCCATCGCCAGCCATACCCGGGCATTGGCCGCGCAGATCCGGATGCAGGCCGAGATCACCGCTCTGGCCGGGGTGGCGCAGGACGGCTTTACCCGCGCCATGACGGTGCGGACCTGCGCCCGCGCGCCGGTGCTGACGGGCAGCGTGACGGCCGCCAATACCGCCGTGGCCGCCGATGGCGTGGGCTTTTGCCTGCTGGTCTCGGGCCGCGTCGCGCAGCGGCTGAGGGTGCCACGGCTGCGTATTCTTGCGGGGGCGACGCTGGGGGACGATCCCGAATTGCCGGGTCTGGCCCCGGTTCCGGCGATCCGCGCGGTGCTGCGGGCGGCGGGGCTGTCCGCCGATGCGTTCGAGGCCGTCGAACTGATGGAGGCCTTTGCCGTTCAGGCCATTGCCTGCGCGCAGCTGACGGGGCTGCCGGTCGGGCGGATCAACCGGGGCGGCGGGGCGCTGGCGCGGGGCCATCCGATCGGAGCCTCGGGCGCGATCAATCTGGTGCGGCTGTTCCACGAGCTGACCGCCAGTGGCCAGACCGGACTGGCGGCCATCGCCGCCGCAGGCGGGCTTGGCACCGCCGTCGCGCTGGAGCGGCTTGCCTAG
- a CDS encoding nitroreductase: protein MRDALGELMRRRRSVRAYRDQPVARDVIEEICRLARTAPSGANLQPGHFHVLTGAALDDLVRGLGAAIDAGLPETSEYSWFPDPMPARLKARQRAAGFALYQALGIDRRDLEGRRRQFRRNYAFFGAPVGVVVTIDRNMGKGCFMDLGMSLMGFLLAAEAQGLGTSGIGALANYGPTIQRLLDLPDEEMVVCGIALGWPDPDAAENRLRTEREDLPAFTSFRGF, encoded by the coding sequence ATGCGGGACGCTTTGGGCGAATTGATGCGGCGCAGACGCTCGGTGCGGGCCTATCGCGACCAGCCGGTCGCGCGGGACGTGATCGAGGAAATCTGTCGACTGGCCCGCACGGCCCCCAGCGGCGCGAACCTTCAGCCCGGGCATTTCCACGTCCTGACCGGGGCGGCGCTGGATGATCTGGTGCGCGGGCTTGGGGCGGCGATCGACGCGGGCCTGCCCGAGACCAGCGAATATTCATGGTTTCCCGACCCGATGCCCGCCCGGCTGAAGGCGCGACAGCGGGCAGCGGGGTTTGCGCTTTATCAGGCGCTGGGGATCGACCGGCGCGATCTGGAGGGACGGCGGCGGCAGTTCCGGCGCAACTATGCCTTTTTCGGGGCACCGGTGGGTGTCGTCGTCACCATCGACCGGAACATGGGCAAGGGCTGCTTCATGGATCTGGGGATGAGCCTGATGGGCTTTCTGCTGGCCGCCGAAGCGCAGGGGCTGGGCACATCCGGCATCGGCGCGCTGGCGAATTACGGGCCCACCATCCAGCGGCTTTTGGACCTGCCCGACGAGGAAATGGTCGTCTGCGGCATCGCTCTGGGCTGGCCCGACCCTGACGCGGCGGAAAACCGGTTGCGCACCGAACGCGAGGACCTGCCCGCATTCACCAGCTTCCGGGGCTTCTAG
- a CDS encoding polysaccharide pyruvyl transferase family protein — translation MNYAKMSPSKAKELTGSVTEALDSNDLGRHVKRIWVYQQRSLVVDFAYQRVHFGVDFSLLPEGGLAVDLVQRGKSQVFSVTESGEKKDRLASDASADEAIATVVARLRDLTARIDAHRADNTDSGPVPEAETEPVRRRKVGILTLPLSKNYGGNLQAYALMQAVQDLGCDPVLINRRYVIQNPARRVPQDDMAPITNRIDLETDCENRSFIESNILPITRSFRNSAQLRKHLADYDLDAVVAGSDQVWRPKYARGLLMDFFHGYLDGENRSIRRISYAASFGADSWEFSDEQTRKAAELISRFDAVSVREDSAVDLCREHLGADASHVLDPTLLLTPERYRQLFADRLSDAAGRRITSYVLDPNPEKLRLMDAISDRLSMPILSTGAASRDTSVEGWLAAFYQADFVFTDSFHGVAFSILFNRPFIAFANPQRGMARFTSILKMAGLEDRLVIDAEAADLEQLLQPIDWDGVNQRIETLRAHSRQFLLDALGLTADAGQAVRVSGRKKRSDSSGLPVKNNGAPVAVDDGFIKGARDLALYDSERFSAAYMNGDPVGQARARLMFHAHALEKGLSHSKFRPGFGKKPMGRVARDTRKWLESGKSIDDPFFKAAISAAHVYFDRHERLDFDVSHFWEMFSPRVQELITQADDQHGGALKSRLDREAVPVAGGDKFFMDVVYGRRSVREYTPEPINLDQVRQAVQIASQAPSVCNRQGPRVHYFRDPTQIEKLVNLQGGFGGYPKPPGLLLVTCDLTAFVFSMERNQGFIDGGLFMMALLLGLEQVGLGACPLNAAMGSQRETTIRRILKIPESEALISFIAIGNYDPSVLVARSLRYPVEDLLAVHEQGGN, via the coding sequence ATGAACTACGCGAAGATGAGCCCGTCCAAGGCGAAGGAACTGACCGGTTCTGTCACCGAGGCTCTGGACAGCAACGACCTGGGTCGGCATGTCAAGCGGATCTGGGTGTATCAGCAGCGATCCCTTGTCGTGGATTTTGCCTATCAGCGGGTTCATTTCGGCGTTGATTTTTCGCTGTTGCCGGAAGGCGGGCTTGCGGTCGATCTGGTGCAACGCGGCAAGTCGCAGGTGTTTTCGGTTACCGAAAGCGGCGAAAAGAAGGACCGGCTGGCCAGTGATGCCTCGGCCGATGAGGCGATTGCGACGGTCGTGGCAAGGCTGCGCGACCTGACTGCCCGCATTGATGCCCATCGCGCGGACAATACCGACAGCGGCCCGGTGCCGGAAGCCGAAACCGAACCGGTGCGGCGGCGCAAGGTCGGTATCCTGACCCTGCCGCTCAGCAAGAACTATGGCGGCAACCTGCAGGCCTATGCGCTGATGCAGGCGGTTCAGGATCTGGGATGTGATCCGGTGCTGATCAACAGGCGATATGTCATCCAGAACCCCGCACGGCGCGTGCCGCAGGACGACATGGCGCCGATCACCAACCGGATCGACCTCGAGACCGATTGCGAGAACCGCTCTTTCATCGAAAGCAATATCCTGCCGATCACCCGCAGCTTCCGCAATTCGGCACAGCTGAGGAAACATCTGGCCGATTACGATCTGGATGCGGTCGTGGCCGGAAGCGATCAGGTCTGGCGCCCGAAATATGCGCGCGGCCTGCTGATGGATTTCTTCCACGGCTATCTGGACGGAGAGAACCGCAGCATCCGGCGCATCAGCTATGCCGCGTCCTTCGGCGCAGACAGTTGGGAGTTCAGCGACGAGCAGACGCGGAAGGCGGCAGAGCTGATCAGCCGCTTCGACGCGGTTTCGGTCCGCGAGGACAGCGCCGTCGATCTGTGCCGCGAACATCTGGGTGCCGACGCCAGCCATGTGCTGGACCCGACGCTGCTGCTGACGCCGGAACGCTATCGCCAGCTGTTCGCGGACCGGCTGAGCGATGCTGCCGGACGCCGGATCACCAGCTATGTGCTGGATCCGAACCCCGAAAAGCTGCGGTTGATGGATGCGATATCAGACCGGCTTTCCATGCCCATCCTGTCCACCGGCGCCGCGTCGCGCGATACATCGGTCGAGGGCTGGCTGGCCGCCTTTTATCAGGCCGATTTCGTGTTTACCGATTCCTTTCACGGCGTGGCCTTCTCGATCCTGTTCAACAGGCCCTTCATCGCTTTCGCCAATCCGCAGCGGGGGATGGCACGGTTCACGTCGATCCTGAAGATGGCCGGGCTGGAGGACCGTCTGGTCATCGATGCCGAGGCCGCCGATCTTGAACAGCTGCTGCAACCGATCGACTGGGACGGCGTCAACCAGCGGATCGAGACCCTCCGGGCGCACTCCAGACAGTTTCTGCTTGATGCCTTGGGATTGACAGCGGACGCCGGACAGGCGGTGCGTGTCAGCGGCAGGAAGAAGCGGTCCGACAGCAGCGGCCTGCCCGTGAAAAACAATGGCGCGCCGGTGGCGGTGGATGACGGTTTTATCAAGGGTGCCCGGGATCTGGCATTATATGACAGTGAAAGATTTTCTGCCGCCTATATGAACGGCGATCCTGTCGGGCAGGCTCGTGCGCGGCTGATGTTTCATGCCCATGCGCTTGAAAAAGGTCTGAGCCATTCCAAATTCCGACCCGGATTCGGCAAAAAGCCGATGGGGCGTGTGGCCAGGGACACGAGGAAGTGGCTTGAATCCGGTAAAAGTATTGATGATCCGTTTTTCAAGGCGGCGATTTCCGCTGCGCATGTTTATTTTGATCGACATGAACGCCTTGACTTCGATGTCTCGCATTTCTGGGAAATGTTTTCTCCGCGCGTGCAGGAACTGATAACGCAGGCCGACGATCAGCATGGCGGGGCGCTGAAATCGCGACTGGATCGCGAAGCGGTTCCGGTCGCCGGGGGCGACAAATTCTTCATGGATGTTGTCTATGGCAGGCGCAGCGTTCGGGAATATACCCCGGAGCCGATCAATCTGGATCAGGTCAGGCAGGCGGTGCAGATCGCTTCGCAGGCGCCATCGGTCTGTAATCGGCAGGGGCCGCGTGTCCATTACTTTCGCGATCCGACCCAGATCGAAAAGCTGGTGAATCTGCAAGGCGGTTTTGGTGGCTATCCCAAGCCGCCGGGGCTGTTGCTGGTCACCTGTGATCTGACCGCGTTCGTTTTCTCGATGGAACGCAATCAGGGCTTTATTGATGGCGGCCTGTTCATGATGGCGCTGTTGCTTGGGCTGGAGCAGGTCGGATTGGGTGCCTGCCCATTGAATGCGGCGATGGGTTCCCAGCGTGAAACCACCATCCGGCGCATTCTGAAAATTCCAGAAAGCGAGGCGCTGATCTCATTCATCGCCATCGGGAATTATGATCCTTCGGTTCTGGTGGCAAGATCGCTTCGATATCCTGTCGAGGACCTGCTTGCCGTCCATGAACAAGGGGGCAACTGA
- a CDS encoding ABC transporter ATP-binding protein, which yields MTTPLFRITNLCVDVPGRRLLHDLTLDLPQGRMIALIGHNGSGKSTLLKVLARQIAVAEGQVGFQGRPLGDWPIRDYARQLAFLPQHPPPAEGMLVRELVALGRYPWHGALGRFGPDDHAACAGALEECGLTGMQDQLVDTLSGGERQRCWLAMLVAQQAGTLLLDEPISALDIAHQVEVLALVRRMCHAQQRTAIIVLHDVNMAARFCDHVVALKRGRLAMQGSTSELMLPRTLHEIYGLPMQVLTRQDGLPVAIPA from the coding sequence ATGACCACGCCGCTGTTTCGTATAACAAACCTCTGCGTCGATGTGCCGGGCCGCCGCCTGCTGCATGATCTGACGCTGGATCTGCCGCAGGGCCGGATGATCGCGCTGATCGGCCATAACGGCTCGGGCAAATCGACGCTGCTGAAGGTGCTGGCGCGGCAGATCGCGGTGGCCGAAGGTCAGGTCGGCTTTCAGGGGCGGCCCTTGGGCGACTGGCCGATCCGCGACTATGCCCGGCAGTTGGCCTTCCTGCCGCAGCATCCGCCCCCGGCCGAGGGGATGCTGGTGCGCGAGTTGGTGGCGCTGGGGCGTTATCCTTGGCATGGCGCGCTGGGGCGGTTCGGGCCGGACGACCACGCCGCCTGCGCCGGCGCGCTGGAGGAATGCGGCCTAACCGGAATGCAGGACCAGTTGGTCGATACCCTGTCGGGCGGCGAAAGGCAGCGATGCTGGCTGGCCATGCTGGTGGCGCAACAGGCCGGAACACTGCTGCTGGACGAGCCGATATCGGCGCTGGACATCGCCCATCAGGTCGAGGTTCTGGCTCTGGTGCGCCGGATGTGCCATGCGCAGCAGCGCACCGCGATCATCGTGCTGCATGACGTGAACATGGCAGCGCGTTTCTGCGATCATGTCGTTGCGCTGAAACGGGGGCGGCTGGCGATGCAGGGCAGCACGTCCGAGCTGATGCTGCCCCGGACGCTGCACGAGATCTATGGCTTGCCGATGCAGGTGCTGACCCGCCAGGACGGGCTGCCGGTGGCCATCCCTGCCTGA
- the fhuB gene encoding Fe(3+)-hydroxamate ABC transporter permease FhuB: protein MTPARLSILLAALLALASLMWLSAALRLLPASDWPALPLNPQRMSLGQILLGFGLMPRGVIALLAGAALGLSGALLQAVLRNPVADPTTLGISSGAQLALVIATILTPSLLDTLGRWPVAMGGAVLAAALVMAIGAARAFAPVTMVIAGMLIAMTASAIATAITLAQGEYLLSLVIWNGGSLVQQDWSGVRGLTAILLAGAGAAALLARPLRVLSLGVEGARGLGLNVTAIRLAAMALAVALAGSVSAELGLIGFVGLAAPALARTLGARNMVQVLWLAPPIGALILSLCDGLVLAIAGRLHEMFPTGALTGLIGGPLLIWLLPRLRGSTPPGTEAAEGPPPRLRRPARLLAALALLLMAGALMLVWIGRVPGGWTVLDRESVAAFLPLRLPRLVAAAGAGAALGLAGALLQRLTANPLASPEVLGVSGGATLGFALVLFMIPVPSVLAQIGGSMVGGALALALLAIYVSRRDMPAERVLLAGIAVSALSTAVLSAMMAVGDARAFAVLSWLSGSSSAIGGREAVAMALLAVLLLVAALLMRRWLAVLPLGTGVSTGLGLPLRRARLAIVGLAGLATGAATMLVGPLSFVGLMAPHLARRAGFARPQDQIAAAALIGAALMMTADFGARMAGFPYELPLGLFASLIGAPWLLWLMMRKTR from the coding sequence ATGACCCCTGCCCGGCTGTCGATCCTTCTGGCCGCCCTTCTGGCGCTGGCCTCGCTGATGTGGTTGTCGGCGGCGCTGCGGCTGCTGCCTGCGTCCGACTGGCCCGCCCTGCCCCTCAATCCGCAGCGAATGAGCCTTGGCCAGATCCTGCTGGGCTTTGGCCTGATGCCGCGCGGGGTGATCGCGCTGCTGGCGGGGGCGGCGCTGGGTCTGTCGGGGGCGCTGCTGCAGGCGGTGCTGCGCAATCCGGTGGCCGATCCGACGACGCTGGGGATCTCCTCGGGCGCGCAGCTTGCGCTGGTGATCGCCACCATCCTGACCCCCAGTCTGCTGGATACGCTGGGGCGCTGGCCCGTCGCCATGGGCGGCGCGGTGCTGGCGGCGGCGTTGGTGATGGCGATCGGGGCGGCGCGCGCCTTTGCTCCGGTGACGATGGTCATTGCCGGGATGCTGATCGCCATGACCGCCAGCGCCATCGCCACCGCGATCACGCTGGCGCAGGGCGAATATCTGCTGTCGCTGGTGATCTGGAACGGCGGCTCTCTGGTGCAGCAGGACTGGTCGGGCGTGCGCGGGCTGACCGCGATCCTGCTGGCCGGGGCGGGGGCGGCGGCGCTGCTGGCGCGGCCTTTGCGGGTGCTGTCGCTGGGGGTCGAGGGCGCGCGCGGGCTGGGCCTGAACGTCACCGCGATCCGGTTGGCCGCGATGGCGCTGGCGGTGGCGCTGGCGGGGTCGGTCTCGGCCGAGCTTGGGCTGATCGGCTTCGTCGGTCTGGCCGCACCGGCGCTGGCGCGCACGCTGGGGGCGCGCAACATGGTGCAGGTGCTGTGGCTGGCCCCGCCTATCGGCGCGCTGATCCTGTCGCTTTGCGACGGGCTGGTGCTGGCCATCGCCGGACGGCTGCACGAGATGTTCCCCACCGGCGCCCTGACCGGGCTGATCGGCGGGCCGCTGCTGATCTGGCTGCTGCCGCGACTGCGCGGCTCGACCCCGCCCGGAACCGAGGCCGCCGAAGGCCCGCCCCCGCGGCTGCGCCGCCCGGCAAGGCTGCTGGCGGCATTGGCGCTGTTGCTGATGGCGGGGGCGCTGATGCTGGTCTGGATCGGGCGGGTGCCCGGCGGCTGGACCGTGCTGGACCGCGAAAGCGTCGCCGCCTTCCTGCCGCTGCGGCTGCCGCGTCTGGTCGCCGCAGCGGGCGCGGGCGCGGCGCTGGGGCTGGCCGGGGCGCTGTTGCAACGGCTGACCGCCAACCCGCTGGCCTCGCCCGAGGTGCTGGGCGTGTCGGGAGGCGCCACGCTTGGCTTTGCGCTGGTGCTGTTCATGATCCCCGTCCCATCGGTGCTAGCGCAGATCGGCGGCAGCATGGTGGGAGGCGCGCTGGCGCTGGCGCTGCTGGCGATCTATGTCAGCCGCCGCGACATGCCTGCCGAACGTGTGCTGCTGGCCGGAATCGCGGTTTCCGCCCTGTCCACGGCGGTTCTGTCGGCGATGATGGCGGTGGGCGATGCGCGCGCCTTTGCGGTGCTGTCATGGCTCAGCGGTTCGTCCTCGGCCATCGGGGGGCGCGAAGCTGTGGCCATGGCCCTGCTGGCCGTGCTGCTGCTGGTGGCGGCGCTGCTGATGCGGCGCTGGCTGGCGGTGCTGCCGTTGGGGACCGGGGTCTCGACCGGGCTGGGCCTGCCCCTGCGCCGGGCGCGGCTGGCCATCGTCGGGCTGGCCGGGCTGGCAACCGGGGCCGCGACCATGCTGGTCGGCCCGCTCAGCTTTGTCGGGCTGATGGCACCGCATCTGGCGCGGCGCGCGGGTTTTGCCCGGCCGCAGGATCAGATCGCCGCCGCCGCGCTGATCGGGGCCGCGCTGATGATGACCGCCGATTTCGGCGCGCGCATGGCCGGTTTCCCCTATGAGTTGCCGCTGGGGTTGTTCGCCTCGCTCATCGGGGCGCCGTGGCTGTTGTGGCTGATGATGAGGAAGACCAGATGA
- a CDS encoding ABC transporter substrate-binding protein → MGSGALLAAGLAPGVLRSAPAAPRLATIDWAMMETAIAIGHMPVAGCELIRYRADAVSPEIPDQVTDLGLRGAPNYELLQLTRPDLILSSPYYTRYEARLASIAPVLSLPFYLPGEAPLPRALSALDGLAAAIGDAGAGRDARAACEAEFDRLAGRLRPFADRPVCPVNLGDARHLRAFGNDSMFGNVLERLGLINAWTGGTRFSFLAPVPIEELARIPEARIAIVGAVPPEARRGLRRSVLWQALPAVAENRVFQLGRVNPFGGVPAGLRFARLLADAFTRAPQPVESIG, encoded by the coding sequence ATGGGCAGCGGTGCCCTGCTGGCGGCGGGGCTGGCGCCGGGGGTGCTGCGCAGCGCACCCGCCGCGCCCCGGTTGGCGACGATCGACTGGGCGATGATGGAAACCGCCATCGCCATCGGCCACATGCCGGTGGCGGGGTGCGAGTTGATCCGCTATCGCGCCGATGCCGTCAGCCCCGAGATCCCCGATCAGGTGACCGATCTGGGCCTGCGCGGCGCGCCGAATTACGAATTGCTGCAACTGACCCGGCCCGACCTGATCCTTAGTTCGCCCTATTACACTCGATACGAGGCGCGGCTGGCCTCGATCGCGCCGGTCCTGTCGCTGCCTTTCTATCTGCCGGGCGAAGCGCCTTTGCCCAGGGCCCTGTCGGCGCTGGACGGGCTGGCCGCCGCCATCGGCGATGCCGGGGCGGGACGGGATGCGCGTGCGGCCTGCGAGGCCGAATTCGACCGGCTGGCCGGGCGGCTGCGCCCCTTTGCGGATCGCCCGGTCTGTCCGGTCAATCTGGGCGATGCCCGCCATCTGCGCGCCTTCGGCAATGACAGCATGTTCGGCAATGTGCTGGAGAGGCTGGGGCTGATAAACGCCTGGACCGGCGGAACCCGGTTCAGCTTTCTGGCACCGGTCCCGATCGAGGAACTGGCCCGCATCCCCGAGGCCCGCATCGCCATTGTCGGCGCCGTCCCGCCCGAGGCCCGGCGCGGCTTGCGGCGCAGCGTGCTGTGGCAGGCCCTGCCCGCCGTCGCGGAAAACCGCGTCTTTCAGTTGGGCCGGGTCAATCCCTTCGGCGGGGTGCCTGCCGGGCTGCGTTTCGCGCGACTGCTGGCCGATGCCTTCACCCGCGCCCCGCAACCGGTGGAAAGCATCGGATGA